The genomic window CAACTTGCTTGCTCCCAGAGACAGCGAGCTTCCTCCCTCACTCTCAAGGCAGCTGTTGGCATCTTGAGATGGCGTGGTCTATCTGAAGGGTCGCGGGTCACTTCCTGTCCCAGGACTCTGCCCCTGTGGGTTCGGGCCTTAGGGTGACCCAGGTCAGTCCTGGACAAAGCCTGTCTGAGTCAGCTTTGGCCAAGAGGCTTCTGGGGACCGGGGAGAGGAAGCTCGGCCTGGCAGGCTGCGAGAACTCAAGCTGGTCCCACTGCTCCCTGCGCCTCCCTTGGCCTCGAGGGCCCCCAGCACAACACCGTGAAGATGGCAGGCACCAGGCACCACTGACGGCTCCCTTCTCCTttgctcccttcctctccccctgcTCAGAGAGGGAGACTGGTGGCTCGCCCACTCGCTCAGCACAGGACAGACGGGCTACATACCCAGCAACTATGTGGCGCCCTCCGACTCCATCCAGGCCGAGGAGTGAGTATTGACTGGCGTCTGCCTGCTCGCTGCCCCTGCCGGTTCAGATCATCCCGCCTGGGCTGGAGTGGGTGGTCTGGCTGCCCGGGGCTCCAGCCACATCCCAGGGAGAGGTGCTGTGGGTGGgcgggaccctgggccgccaacaccgccctccgccctcctgcCCCAGGTGGTACTTTGGCAAGATCACCAGACGGGAGTCAGAGCGGTTACTGCTCAACGTGGAGAACCCGAGAGGGACCTTCCTAGTGCGAGAAAGCGAGACCACAAAAGGTATGAATGCTCCTGCTGGCCAGTGGGAACTGGGTCTTTTGTGGGTGGTTGGAGCTGGGTGTTGTAGAACTCGTAGGAGTTTGGTATATGGAGTGGGGTGGGAAGAGCCTTCCAGGTGGAGAAAATGGCAGGATCAAAGGCAAGGAGGTGCATTTGAGGAACACTGAGTTATCTGGGGTGGCCAGAGGTGCAGCCAAAGATGACGCTTAGCCACTGTGGCCTCAGGTTCCTCAGGTGAGGAATGGGGTTCACCCGTGGTCCTGGCCCTTGTCCCTCTCCTCGGCCGGGGAACGCAGACCGCCCCCTGTCTCTCCAGTCCCTCTGCAAGTGGGTTGCAGGTGCCCCATCACCATGGCAACAAAGCTGGGCTGCTGCCCGTGGGCCTGGGGCTCAGCGGGAGATGGGAAAGCAGAGCATCCATGTCATGCATGTGCGTTGATGAGTGGCCGTGTGGCCGTGCGCCGCGTGTGGGTCCAGCACATGTGCACGTGGGGGTGGGATGGTCTGTGTGTTGCTGCGTGGGAGTGAATTACTACGGGTTTGTCTTCGCACCTGGGGGCCTGTATGAGCGCATGCctgcatgtgtgcacacgtggTCAGCTTGGCTCTGGCTCAGGCCTGTGGCTTCTACATGCTTATGGCCTGGGCCATTGGCAGCAAGTCCTGGTTGCCCACTGGGAGACCCAGGTGTGGGTTCAAGTCCAGCGCTGTGCCTGACTTGCTGAATGACCTGAGGCTAtctgctttccctctctgggcctcattaattgagcacctactgtgtgccaggccctcttATATGTGGTCTCATTGAATCTTCCCAGCAGCCCTGAGAGTAGCCCCAttgtgcagaggaggaaactgaggcccagagagggcaagcaaCTTGTCTAGGTCACACAGTTGGGATACACACTCAGGCGTCGGTGCTCTTGCTGGGGCCAAGGGTCCACGGCGAGGCTTTCTATCAGGTGTCCCTTTGCTCGCTTGGCCCTGCCCCAGTGGCTGCCTCGAGCCGGGTGCTCAGAGACAGGATGGGCCAGACCTGGCTGTGGGGGCCGCGGCCTGGCCTCCCTCCCTGCTGAGTCGGGCGGGCACAGAACTAcgtggcggggtggggggggaggtgaGGGGCATGGTGGTCACgcttctctctggctgccctGCAGGCGCCTACTGCCTCTCCGTGTCCGACTTCGACAACGCCAAGGGCCTCAACGTGAAGCATTACAAGATCCGCAAGCTGGACAGCGGCGGCTTCTATATCACCTCCCGCACCCAGTTCAACAGCCTGCAGCAGCTAGTAGCCTACTACTCCAGTgagcgcggcgggcggcgggctgAGGCCGGGGCACTGCTGGCTGCAGGGCAGAGCGGGCTGCcgtgggcctggggctgggccctcTGAGGGGGCGTGAGGGGCTCACCCTCAGCTGCAGACCTTGGGGAGGCGGCTTCAGGGCCAACAGGGGCTGGGGCTTCTGTTATCCTGACGACATGCTGCTCCTGCTCCCCCccactttttcctctcctttcctccctcctctctcctcctctgcagcTGGCTGGCCAGGagggggctgcctggaggagcgagcagggaagggagggggcatAGGCTGATGTTGTCTGTCTCTGCAGCCCTAGGACCGGTCTGAACCGGTtcctgggagaagaggagggggcgGCTAGATCCATTGCAGTGCAGAGCtcagagcagggagagggagcagcaggCAGAGGGAGTAGGGGCTCGGGGCTCGTGCCGCAGGGCAGGGCGCGCACACGTGTGCGATCGTGTGGCAATCTGTCCGGATGTCCGGGGCTGCCCAGTGGACCGAAGTGTCACGGGCCGTGTGTCCGCAtgctcctccccacccactcctcctcctcctctgtcagcGGGGCCTCCCAACTCCCTCTAGGATCTGGCACCCTCTCTGTCCCCTTGGCGACCACTGTAGGGTCCGTTCTGAGCCCTGTTCCCCCAGATCAAAACCCTCCAGGGAGACCTTGGAATCTTAGGATAAAGACCCCAATGTGGCCTCCAAGGCCTTGGGTGTCTAATTCTTCTGGCCTCCCTGCCTTACCTGGGCCCCCTTCTCCCATTCACTCTTCCGTAGCCCCCCTGGCCTCCTTTGAGTTCCTCCACCCCTGTGGCTTGTTCctctctcagggcctttgcacatgcatgAGGCTGTGTGCCCCTCCCTGGAGGGCTGTTCCATAGTCAGCCAGATCCAAGCCTGGGTACCACTTCCTGTGGGAAGCCTTCCAGGACTCCATGCCTCCCACCTGCTATTGTATGCACAGCCCTCCTCCGTCACACTGTGGTCCTGGGAGGTGATTAAGGGAGGCTGGGCTCCCCACCAGCTGTGAGTTTCCTGAGGGCAGGGTTCCACTGAACTTGTCCCCCACTGGGTCCCTGGCACCTGTCTGGGTGGCCAGCCCTTCAAGggtgatgaatgaatgactcaggGAGCAGATGCATGAGGCAGTGTGGGCCTGTGTGGAGGTGAGGGTGTGCACACAGAGGTGTGAACGCCTGGCCTCGAGGGCATCCTGTTTGTCTCCTAAGGCTGTGTGCATACAATGTGTGGGTctacacacccacccacccccacacacacacgtaccCCCGTGGGATAGGTAGGGAGGCCCCAGGGCAGATGCCCTGCTTGACctccaccgccccccccccaccccccgtctCTGTCTTCAGAACACGCTGACGGCCTGTGTCACCGCCTCACCACCGTGTGCCCCACGTCCAAGCCACAGACTCAGGGCCTGGCCAAGGACGCCTGGGAGATCCCCCGGGAGTCGCTGCGGCTGGAGGTCAAGCTGGGCCAGGGCTGCTTCGGAGAGGTGTGGATGGGTAAGGCCTTGCTCCCGCCCCCTCAGAGGAGACCACGGTCCCTCTGGCGGGACTTTGGTGACCCCACCTGAGAACCAGGCTGATGTCCATCCCATGTGGCAGCTCAAACCCCCATCGGTCCCCTGCTCGTCACCTCTGCTGAACAGTGGGAGCTGTTTTAAATGCGGAGCTCCCCAGGGGTGGCTGGCACCAGGCTGAGGTGTGGCCCCCCATGCCCTGCAGAGCATGGTACCTGTTTACCAAGAGCTCCCTGGGACTGGGCATCGCCGCTCCCCACCAACTGGCCGTGTGGTCTGGGCCGGGGGCTTCACTCTGAGCCTCGATCTTCCCAAATATAAAATGGGGCTGATGATAATAGGGCCCCCGTGGAGTTGAGAGAGAATACTGACCCAGGTGTGTGTACAGGTTGGCTCCTGGCCACGGCAGGAGAAGCCTGAGCTCTCAGGGGGAGTGTAGGAGGCGCCGGGTCTGGCGGGTCCAGGCCTGTTAACCCTGGAGAAATGGACAGCAGGCAGCCCCGACAAGCCCAGGCACCGTCTGCTGACGGGCTTCTGCTGCCACAGAGGAATCAGGGAGGTGGGGTGACAGCCGTCAGCCTGTGGCTTCAGCGGGCGATGGGGGTGCTTTTTCAAGGCCTCTTCACTCGTTTCACCGAGTGAAGGCAGTCTTCATGTGGCCTCACTGTTTCTACTTTCCTTCCATCGGGAGGAGACGACGGAGGAGAGTGGAGAGGGTTCCTGGGTGGAGGGCACTGCAGGGGCAGAGGCCTGGAGGCCGGAGGTCAGGCCACGTCAGGAAAGGGACGTGCTGgcttggggctggggagagggatgaGAAGCcagctcccaggcacagacacaCCATGAGAACGTGAGCAAAACCTGGGTAAATCCACGGCATCGGCCGCTCTGGTGGCTGCAAAACTCACTCCTGGCTCGGGTGTGTGGGCGTCTCCATGGGGGAGGTCCTCACTCCCTCCTGGGTGCTCCGGGTGGACTCCCAGGTGCCAGGTGCTAGGAGGGCCAGAGACAGCCTGCGCCTCAGCCcccagctgaggcccagggacTGGGAGGGGGATGGGCTGAGGCCACTTGTCACAGGAGCTTCAGGCCCAGCTGGGACAAGAACTCGGAGTAAACTCACGGGGCTGGAACACGGCTCCCCCCAAGGCCTCACGATGAAAACCCAGATGATGATAAAATGACAGCGGCAGCTTTTATTCGCTGAGCCCTCACAGCAGGCTGGGCCCGGTGGCTAAAATCTCCTTTAACCCCCAAACAGCCCGCCAGGTAGACACTACAGCATCTCTGTTTTCCAGCTGAGAGAACTGGGGCTCAGAGTGGGGAGCTGACCCACCCACGGCCTCTGCGGGTGGAGGCCGAGGCGGAGGCGAGCCGCACCCGCGGTCTGACCCCCGCGCCCTCCTGTTAGCGTGAGGCCTGACTTTGGGGAGTGCGGCTCGGCTGGCCTCTTGTTCTCGTGGCCTCATTCTGCCTCGTCCGGACCCCGTTCATCTGCTAACCCTGTGCACCTTTGACGAGCTGCCCAGAAGGGACATGATCGCCCAGGAGGGAGCGGCTGAGTTAGAAGCATGGTCTCCCACCTCAGGCGAACATGCTGCTGTTTGGGACATTGCTAATGATCACAGTCGTAAGGACAGCCACTGTTTCCTGAGCATGTGTCCGAGACTCATTGAGTCCTGGGAACAGCCCTGTGAGGAGCGTCCTGtcattgtgcccattttacagatggggatgctgaggctcagaaagggccTTGGCCTTGGCTGGGCTTGTCACACGACCGGGGAGGCCAGAGCTGGAAGTGGTGGCGGGACGGGCAGATCCCGGGTCCCTGTGGGATGGGCATGGGGGGCCTCCCCTGAGGCAGCCTGTGCCCCTCCCCACACAGGGACCTGGAACGGCACCACCAGGGTGGCCATCAAAACCCTCAAGCCGGGCACGATGTCCCCAGAGGCCTTCCTGCAGGAGGCCCAGGTCATGAAGAAGCTGCGGCACGAGAAGCTGGTGCAGCTGTACGCGGTGGTGTCGGAGGAGCCCATCTATATCGTCACGGAGTACATGAGCAAGGGTGAGGCCGGGCCGCGCCACGGACGCTCCGGGTCAGGCGCTCGTGGCAGGGCGGCGGGCGGCTTCCCTTCCCGCCAGATCTAGAATATCCGTCTCTGAAATGGAATAGAATGGAACCAGCTTCTCATGTCCCTGGGAAGTTAGACCCAAGGGTGCCTTTCTcgtttcattttgctttcaacGGTTTCCCACAAGGCGTCTTGTCTCCCCCAATTTGCTGGGCCGTTGGCCActctggggctgggaggagaacTCCCCCAACCCTCTGAGCTCAGCCACATCTGGGTCAAGTCCCTGGCTTGacctttacttaatttttaaattaattatttttctaaattccaCTTTTGGGATGTGTAATTTACCTCTGAAAAAATACACCCATTTTAAGTATCCAGTTCAGTGAGTTTTTACAAGTGGGTACTCTGTGTATCTCTTACCACAATTAAGAGCTAGGAGATCTCCATGACCCCCGAAAGCTCCCTCGTTCCACTTTGCAGACAGTGCCCTCCAGTCCCCAACCCCTGCAGCTGCTGAGGTGCTGCCTGTCACCATGATTTGTTTGTTCTAGAACTTTGTGTATGTAACCCTTACCTCCGAGGTTCTCCTTGGTGTTGCTGTATCGgtagctcattcctttttcactgctgagtagtattcccctgtgtggatggaccacagtttgttcACCTGGAGGTGGGCGTCTGGTTCTTTCCCATCCCGCTCGCCTTTGGAATGACAAATGCTCAGCGACTTTATTCCAAGATGCGTTTATGTGAAATCTGCTGTGCCTGTTAAAGCCGGGCCAGCCCAGGCAGACAGGATCTGGGAGTCCTGGCGTCCTGGCGTGGGGAGGCCAGGGCCGGGGCCACAGCTGCTTTCTCTCTGCCCAGGGAGTTTGCTGGACTTTCTCAAGGGGGAGACGGGCAAGTACCTGCGGCTGCCTCAGCTGGTGGACATGGCTGCTCAGGTGAGTCAGCCCCTCCCGCCTCCCACCCTTGGCCCTTGAGCACCCAGACCCACTTGGCTCAGCCAGTTCTGGCCTCGAGTGCCCCCTCCAGGAAGCTAGCCTTGATTGCCCCCACACTCGCTGATCTCGCCACATGTATTACTGAGACCACTGACAGGTGCTGTGACTGGTAGTTCTGGGCAGAGGAGAGAGCCCTTACCTGGGCATCAGGAATCACTGACTGACTGTGGGCCCGAcctcaggcctcagttttcttctctgtgaaggtcattcagtcattcagcaaacatgTATCAGTGCTTGCTTGCTGTAGGTGATGCTCAaaaaccattttttaatttaatccttatCACAATCAGGGAAGGTAGGGATGGCCATTATTCCCATTTGAGGGactagaaaactgaggctcagagaggggactcAGGACAGCAGGCGGGACCTGGCACTCCTCTGTCTGTGGGGCATCTGGGGCCTCTTTTTCCTGGTCACCCCACTTCCCTGGCTGCATCTTGTCTTGTGCCTCCCCTTTGCCCTGCATCCGCCTCCTGCTGGGCGCTGGCCCTGCTTTTTATGCCAACAGCGTTTATTGTAAACTGATGTCACTTGCCTGATGAAATGGGGAGGGCAGGGCGTTTGGTTGGGCCTCCACCCCTGGGGATGCCTCCATCCCTGGGCACGTGCCCTGTGACCTGGGAAGGGCATGAGGTGGCCCCTGAGCCAGGCTCCTGGGATTCTGCCCGTAGATCGCCTCCGGCATGGCGTACGTGGAGCGAATGAACTACGTGCACCGGGACCTCCGTGCTGCCAACATCCTGGTCGGAGAGAACCTCGTGTGCAAGGTGGCCGACTTCGGGCTGGCTCGGCTCATCGAGGACAATGAGTACACGGCCCGGCAAGGTGGGCAGGGCCCAGGCGAGGTGGTACGGCCTGTCGAGGAAGTCACAccccttccctgagcctcagtttcctcatctgtcaggtGGGGGAGAGAATGGTGCAGTTGTGACATGCTGCTGAGGCTTCCCTGACCTTCGTCACTCCTGCAGGTGCCAAATTCCCCATCAAGTGGACGGCTCCAGAAGCTGCCCTCTACGGCCGCTTCACCATCAAGTCGGATGTGTGGTCCTTTGGGATCCTGCTGACAGAGCTCACGACAAAGGGACGGGTGCCCTACCCTGGTGAGAGGGCTTCCTGCAGCCTATCTTTGGTCTTGGAACCCCTCCGCCCTGGTCACCTTGGGAAAACCACACcccctcctgggcctcagtttccccagcatcTGATCTTATGCTCTCTCTCTGCTCGGGGCTCCCAGCCTTGGGGAGgggacttacccaaggtcataccCGCTGTGTCCTAGGCAGGAAACCCTTTGTGGTCCCCATCAACTTCCTCCCCGCCGCTGCGCTCCCCGGAGCCCGCCTCCTCATCCTCCCTCTGCCCGCAGGGATGGTCAACCGAGAGGTCCTGGACCAAGTGGAGCGGGGCTACCGCATGCCCTGCCCACCCGAGTGTCCCGAGTCCCTGCACGACCTCATGTGCCAGTGCTGGCGGAAGGAGCCGGAGGAGCGGCCCACCTTCGAGTACCTGCAGGCCTTCTTGGAGGACTACTTCACGTCCACTGAGCCCCAGTACCAGCCCGGGGAGAACCTATAGGGAGCCGGCTGCAGGGCCAGACTGCTCTGGGCCGGGATCCTGGGCCGGGCGGCCCCTGGCTGGGGTCTTGCCTCACTCTGCCTGCCCACCGTTGCTCCTCTCTGAGGGGCTGAGTTGCCAGGGACGAGGCCCCTCCCCCCTGTGTGGCGTGgaagggcctgggcctggggcggTCCCAAGGGCTGTGTTGGAGGCTGGCACAGTGACTTCGTGCCGGCTGCCGCTCCACCCACAGGCTCCTCCCTGTGCCCTCCTGGAGCCCCGTGCGTCTCGGCAGGAGAAATTAGGACAAAGGGCTGGGCTAGGGCGCCCTTTTTCCAGCCTCACCCTACTCTGCGCATCGGCTCCTTCCCTCTTCCGCCCCAGGGCTGTCTCCAGAGCTGGCCGAAGAGCCTTTCCAAAGAGGAGTGATGGGCCTCTGGCCTGCTGGCCATCCTGCCCCTTGCCGTCCGTTTCTGAAACACCTTTTGGTGGAGGCTGCTGGG from Equus asinus isolate D_3611 breed Donkey chromosome 15, EquAss-T2T_v2, whole genome shotgun sequence includes these protein-coding regions:
- the SRC gene encoding proto-oncogene tyrosine-protein kinase Src isoform X2 is translated as MGSNKSKPKDASQRRRSLEPAESAHGPGAFPAAQTPSKPASADGHRGAPAPFAPAAAEPKLFGGFNSSDTVTSPQRAGPLAGGVTTFVALYDYESRTETDLSFKKGERLQIVNNTRKVDVREGDWWLAHSLSTGQTGYIPSNYVAPSDSIQAEEWYFGKITRRESERLLLNVENPRGTFLVRESETTKGAYCLSVSDFDNAKGLNVKHYKIRKLDSGGFYITSRTQFNSLQQLVAYYSKHADGLCHRLTTVCPTSKPQTQGLAKDAWEIPRESLRLEVKLGQGCFGEVWMGTWNGTTRVAIKTLKPGTMSPEAFLQEAQVMKKLRHEKLVQLYAVVSEEPIYIVTEYMSKGSLLDFLKGETGKYLRLPQLVDMAAQIASGMAYVERMNYVHRDLRAANILVGENLVCKVADFGLARLIEDNEYTARQGAKFPIKWTAPEAALYGRFTIKSDVWSFGILLTELTTKGRVPYPGMVNREVLDQVERGYRMPCPPECPESLHDLMCQCWRKEPEERPTFEYLQAFLEDYFTSTEPQYQPGENL
- the SRC gene encoding proto-oncogene tyrosine-protein kinase Src isoform X1; translated protein: MGSNKSKPKDASQRRRSLEPAESAHGPGAFPAAQTPSKPASADGHRGAPAPFAPAAAEPKLFGGFNSSDTVTSPQRAGPLAGGVTTFVALYDYESRTETDLSFKKGERLQIVNNTRKVDVSQTWFTFRWLQREGDWWLAHSLSTGQTGYIPSNYVAPSDSIQAEEWYFGKITRRESERLLLNVENPRGTFLVRESETTKGAYCLSVSDFDNAKGLNVKHYKIRKLDSGGFYITSRTQFNSLQQLVAYYSKHADGLCHRLTTVCPTSKPQTQGLAKDAWEIPRESLRLEVKLGQGCFGEVWMGTWNGTTRVAIKTLKPGTMSPEAFLQEAQVMKKLRHEKLVQLYAVVSEEPIYIVTEYMSKGSLLDFLKGETGKYLRLPQLVDMAAQIASGMAYVERMNYVHRDLRAANILVGENLVCKVADFGLARLIEDNEYTARQGAKFPIKWTAPEAALYGRFTIKSDVWSFGILLTELTTKGRVPYPGMVNREVLDQVERGYRMPCPPECPESLHDLMCQCWRKEPEERPTFEYLQAFLEDYFTSTEPQYQPGENL
- the SRC gene encoding proto-oncogene tyrosine-protein kinase Src isoform X3, whose protein sequence is MGSNKSKPKDASQRRRSLEPAESAHGPGAFPAAQTPSKPASADGHRGAPAPFAPAAAEPKLFGGFNSSDTVTSPQRAGPLAGGVTTFVALYDYESRTETDLSFKKGERLQIVNNTEGDWWLAHSLSTGQTGYIPSNYVAPSDSIQAEEWYFGKITRRESERLLLNVENPRGTFLVRESETTKGAYCLSVSDFDNAKGLNVKHYKIRKLDSGGFYITSRTQFNSLQQLVAYYSKHADGLCHRLTTVCPTSKPQTQGLAKDAWEIPRESLRLEVKLGQGCFGEVWMGTWNGTTRVAIKTLKPGTMSPEAFLQEAQVMKKLRHEKLVQLYAVVSEEPIYIVTEYMSKGSLLDFLKGETGKYLRLPQLVDMAAQIASGMAYVERMNYVHRDLRAANILVGENLVCKVADFGLARLIEDNEYTARQGAKFPIKWTAPEAALYGRFTIKSDVWSFGILLTELTTKGRVPYPGMVNREVLDQVERGYRMPCPPECPESLHDLMCQCWRKEPEERPTFEYLQAFLEDYFTSTEPQYQPGENL